The following proteins come from a genomic window of Maylandia zebra isolate NMK-2024a linkage group LG22, Mzebra_GT3a, whole genome shotgun sequence:
- the fabp10b gene encoding fatty acid-binding protein, liver, producing MDEFRLLRPLSGKTIKEITGSLKSPACQPAACDETVTTSSAANMNFNGTWKVYSEENLEEFLKSIGAPQMIIKMRKEVKPVIIIEQNGKDFTCTVKTPACTKVHSFSLGKESEITTVDGRKFKCIVREENGKLIAENDKFTSVREIQGDEMIETITAGSITFTSRSKRV from the exons ATGGATGAGTTCAGGCTACTGAGGCCCCTCAGTGGAAAGACAATTAAAGAAATAACAGGGAGTTTGAAATCCCCAGCGTGCCAACCAGCAGCGTGTGATGAGACTGTGACAACATCCtctgcagcaaacatgaacttCAACGGCACCTGGAAAGTTTATTCTGAGGAAAACCTTGAGGAGTTTCTCAAATCCATAg GTGCACCTCAAATGATTATTAAAATGCGTAAGGAAGTGAAACCGGTGATCATCATAGAGCAGAACGGCAAAGACTTCACCTGCACCGTGAAGACTCCAGCCTGCACCAAAGTCCACTCGTTCAGCCTGGGAAAAGAGTCAGAAATAACAACTGTGGATGGAAGGAAGTTTAAG TGCATTGTCAGAGAGGAGAACGGGAAGCTGATAGCTGAAAATGACAAGTTTACCTCAGTCAGAGAGATTCAAGGGGATGAAATGATTGAG ACTATCACTGCTGGCTCTATAACCTTCACCAGCAGGAGCAAACGTGTCTGA